The genome window ACACGCCAATGACCTCGCCCGATTCGTCGAAGCTGCGCGACGCGATTGTGCGAAGCCTTGCTGGAAGCGGGGCTTGGTGACGAACGCCCCCGCGATCACCGTCTTTCACGATGGCGACTGCCCGGTCTGTCGCGCCGAGATCCGCTTCTACTCCCGCATCGACAGGTCGGGGGCAATCGACTGGCGCGACATCACCCGCCTGAGCGACGACGAGCTTCCCGACGGCAAATCGCGGGACGACCTCCTCGGCCGGTTTCACGTCCAGGACCGCGACGGAAGCTGGCACATCGGCGTTGGCGCCTTCGCCCGGATCTGGCGCGCCCTCCCCGGATTCCGGCATTTCGCCTGGGTGTTTTCGGTTCCAGGCATCAGGCAACTCGCCGAAGTCGGCTATCGCGGGTTCCTCGCCTGGCAACAGCGCAACCGACGGGCCCGCGCGGCCAAAGAGCAAAGCCGCCACGCCGCGTAACACCATCCGTCAGACGGCGCAGCGCGCACAAGATCGGCTCCGCCCATGAAGATGCGCAGGAAGTGCGACCTTCCCAGCAAGAAATGCGCGGCATGCGGACGCCCGTTTGTATGGCGACGCAAATGGAAAGCCGTCTGGTCGCAGGTGAAGTTCTGTTCCGAACGGTGCCGCAAGTCGGGCGACGAAGGCGCCCGGCCGCGCCGCACCGACCGGCCCGGGCCATCGCCCGGCGCGAAACGATCCAACGACTCGTTGGCTTGCGAATCACCCGGGATCAGACACAATCGTTGACGCGCCTTAACCAAACTTCGATGCGATTTATTAAATTG of Stappia sp. ES.058 contains these proteins:
- a CDS encoding DUF2256 domain-containing protein; protein product: MRRKCDLPSKKCAACGRPFVWRRKWKAVWSQVKFCSERCRKSGDEGARPRRTDRPGPSPGAKRSNDSLACESPGIRHNR
- a CDS encoding thiol-disulfide oxidoreductase DCC family protein, producing MTNAPAITVFHDGDCPVCRAEIRFYSRIDRSGAIDWRDITRLSDDELPDGKSRDDLLGRFHVQDRDGSWHIGVGAFARIWRALPGFRHFAWVFSVPGIRQLAEVGYRGFLAWQQRNRRARAAKEQSRHAA